A DNA window from Vespula vulgaris chromosome 18, iyVesVulg1.1, whole genome shotgun sequence contains the following coding sequences:
- the LOC127070544 gene encoding odorant receptor 4-like encodes MTEKTMNSPISKLIELGLYFIGLWPKYTYSIIHRILWIVILGIVLILEYRYILLHIATDDLADLMDCFSITVSNSLLFIKLIILWFKQRTFDEIIDMMNEDWLECNTIGRNVDLMSRKVFVAQKFSKISTIIYGGGVIMFLIPVIFAEERIFVLKMEFPFDATVSPFYELINVIQFFQEVTFASTSGMLNGVIMTMILHTGGQIEIMCQTIEEFMNKIDNEHACYLNILKKLIIKHDRIILFAGYIEDLFTYIALLQFFSNTMAICFSGFVIMTSFDMEEGSAILAKTVPYYTVVNVEAFILCFAGEYLSSKSTIIGRKAYDTNWYELKPNESRYILFLILRAQKKLTITVGKFLDLSLESFASILKASASYASVLHAMY; translated from the exons ATGACCGAGAAAACGATGAATAGTCCAATCagtaaattaatcgaattgggtttatattttattggatTGTGGCCTAAGTATACGTACAGTATAATTCATCGTATACTTTGGATAGTGATATTAGGAATAGTTTTGATTTTagaatatagatacatattattGCACATTGCCACCGATGATCTGGCTGATTTAATGGATTGTTTTAGTATCACTGTATCGAACAGTCTtctatttatcaaattaattatactttgGTTTAAACAACG AACGTTCGACGAGATCATAGATATGATGAATGAGGATTGGTTGGAATGTAATACGATCGGTAGAAACGTTGATCTCATGTCGAGAAAAGTATTCGTAGCtcagaaattttctaaaatatctaCGATCATTTACGGAGGTGGCGTTATAATGTTCCTTATCCCTGTAATATTCGCCGAGGAAAGGATATTCGTATTGAAAATGGAATTTCCATTCGACGCCACCGTCTCGCCATTTTACGAATTAATCAACGTTATCCAATTCTTTCAAGAAGTGACCTTCGCCTCGACGTCCGGAATGTTGAATGGCGTGATCATGACGATG ATACTTCATACAGGCGGCCAAATTGAAATAATGTGTCAGACCATCGAAGAATTTATGAATAAGATCGACAATGAACATGCCtgttatttgaatatattgaaaaaattgatcATTAAACACGATAGGATTATATTGTTCGCTGGTTATATCGAAGACTTGTTTACTTATATTGCTCTgttgcaatttttttctaacaccATGGCTATTTGTTTCTCGGGATTTGTTATTATGACG tcgTTTGACATGGAAGAAGGTAGTGCAATATTAGCAAAAACAGTTCCATATTATACTGTGGTGAACGTCGAAGCTTTTATACTTTGTTTCGCTGGAGAATATCTCAGTTCAAAA AGCACGATAATCGGTAGAAAGGCATACGATACTAATTGGTACGAGTTGAAACCGAACGAAAgcagatatatattatttctaatacttCGAGcacaaaaaaaattgactATAACAGTAGGCAAATTTTTGGATCTGTCATTGGAAAGTTTTGCAAGT atattGAAAGCTTCTGCGTCATATGCATCGGTACTTCACGCAATGTATTAG